From a region of the Pseudanabaena sp. ABRG5-3 genome:
- the hypF gene encoding carbamoyltransferase HypF, which produces MRFNNVQLRCLVLRLSGSVQGIGFRPFVYRLAKELELKGWVNNNAQGVAIAVEGGQQQIDLFLERLQSEKPARSQIDQITQEWCEPAHYKTFEIHESTDNSSVKTAIILPDLATCEDCLRDIFNSKNRRYCYPFTNCTNCGTRYSIIRAVPYDRHNTTMHKFQMCDACQAEYDNPLDRRFHAQPNACPNCGPRLELWDREGRILAIGEQALLETVEAIREGKILAIKGLGGFQLVVDANNPEAIAKLRERKHRPHKPLALMYPNLESIHQDCQVSVLEAQLLKSTEAPIVLLQKLNKGLKSLVSDNDYIGVMLPYTPLHHLLMAGLQSPIVATSGNLSDEPICIDNQEAIACLGNIADLFLVHNRDIAQPVDDSVVRVIGDRPVILRRARGYAPSPINMSAPLAPQYWGGIEYKKSPSIGGFRRLKILALGGHLKNTIALSINNSIILSQHIGDLETTKAFEHFQRIIQCLSETYEFQPEAIACDTHPDYLSTQYARQLAQSLQIPLIPVQHHYAHVLACMVDNQIFTPVLGIAWDGTGYGTDGTIWGGEFLKITDSGFERVTHLRQFPLLGGDKAAKEPRRVALGILWEIFGDRLWDLQLPTLQSFTNSELRILKTLLTKPHHVSQTSSIGRLFDAVASLLNICQVSSFEGQAAIALEQLCDEATDDCYGMDVKNDGEIDWFNLIQSILEDIQNQTAIATIATKFHNSLVAVMVTIAKQIGIEKIVLTGGCFQNRYLTERASDKLTQAGFQVYCHQNIPPNDGGIAAGQIMAALREISY; this is translated from the coding sequence ATGAGATTCAATAATGTGCAGTTACGATGCTTAGTGTTGCGTCTATCTGGTTCAGTACAAGGTATTGGATTTCGTCCTTTTGTTTATCGCCTTGCGAAGGAATTAGAGCTTAAAGGCTGGGTGAATAATAATGCTCAGGGTGTAGCGATCGCAGTTGAAGGCGGTCAACAACAAATAGATTTATTCCTAGAACGTTTGCAATCAGAAAAACCTGCGCGATCGCAAATTGATCAAATCACTCAGGAATGGTGCGAACCTGCTCATTATAAGACTTTTGAGATTCATGAATCAACCGATAATTCATCGGTAAAAACAGCAATAATTTTGCCCGACCTCGCCACCTGTGAGGATTGTTTACGAGATATATTTAACTCGAAAAATCGGCGATATTGCTATCCATTTACCAACTGCACGAACTGCGGAACTCGCTACAGCATTATCAGAGCCGTGCCATACGATCGCCACAATACGACGATGCACAAGTTCCAAATGTGCGATGCTTGCCAAGCGGAATATGACAATCCTCTAGATCGGCGCTTCCATGCTCAGCCAAATGCTTGCCCGAATTGTGGTCCCCGTTTAGAACTTTGGGATCGTGAAGGTCGAATCCTAGCCATCGGTGAGCAGGCTCTATTAGAAACTGTCGAAGCAATTAGAGAGGGCAAAATTTTAGCAATTAAAGGTTTAGGTGGATTTCAGTTGGTGGTGGATGCGAATAATCCAGAGGCGATCGCCAAACTCCGAGAACGCAAACACCGTCCCCATAAGCCTTTGGCTCTGATGTATCCCAATTTAGAAAGTATTCATCAAGATTGCCAAGTATCGGTACTAGAAGCACAGTTATTAAAGTCAACTGAAGCACCTATCGTACTTTTACAGAAATTAAACAAGGGGCTTAAGTCCCTTGTCTCTGACAATGACTATATCGGGGTAATGTTGCCCTATACGCCGCTTCATCATTTGTTAATGGCAGGCTTGCAATCTCCCATTGTGGCGACCAGTGGCAACCTGTCCGATGAGCCAATTTGTATTGATAATCAAGAAGCGATCGCCTGTTTAGGAAATATTGCGGATTTATTTTTAGTTCATAATCGCGATATTGCTCAGCCTGTCGATGATTCGGTGGTGAGAGTAATTGGCGATCGACCTGTGATTTTGCGGAGAGCAAGAGGTTATGCACCCTCTCCCATCAATATGTCAGCCCCCCTAGCCCCCCAGTATTGGGGGGGAATAGAATATAAAAAATCCCCCAGTATTGGGGGATTTAGGAGGCTAAAAATCCTCGCTCTAGGTGGACACCTCAAAAACACGATCGCCTTATCCATCAATAACTCAATTATTCTTAGTCAACATATTGGCGATTTGGAGACAACGAAGGCTTTTGAGCATTTTCAACGGATTATTCAATGCTTGAGTGAGACTTACGAATTTCAACCTGAGGCGATCGCCTGTGATACTCATCCCGATTATCTCTCTACCCAATATGCGCGACAGTTAGCCCAATCTTTGCAGATTCCCTTAATTCCTGTACAGCACCATTACGCCCATGTACTAGCTTGTATGGTAGACAATCAGATTTTTACACCAGTCTTGGGAATTGCTTGGGATGGGACGGGTTATGGAACTGATGGTACGATCTGGGGTGGAGAATTTCTGAAGATTACTGATTCAGGATTTGAAAGGGTTACTCATTTACGCCAGTTTCCTTTACTAGGTGGTGACAAAGCGGCAAAAGAACCACGTCGGGTAGCGTTGGGCATACTTTGGGAAATCTTTGGCGATCGCCTTTGGGATTTGCAATTGCCTACCTTACAATCATTCACAAATTCTGAATTAAGAATTTTAAAAACTTTATTAACAAAACCGCATCATGTTTCCCAAACTTCAAGTATTGGTAGATTGTTTGATGCAGTTGCCTCTTTACTTAATATTTGTCAAGTTAGCAGTTTTGAAGGACAAGCCGCGATCGCTTTAGAGCAACTATGTGATGAGGCTACTGATGACTGTTATGGGATGGATGTTAAGAATGACGGTGAAATTGACTGGTTTAACCTGATTCAATCTATCTTAGAAGATATCCAAAATCAAACTGCGATCGCGACGATTGCGACTAAATTCCATAATTCCTTAGTGGCAGTAATGGTGACAATCGCCAAGCAAATTGGGATAGAGAAAATTGTGTTAACGGGAGGATGTTTTCAAAATCGATATTTAACTGAAAGAGCAAGCGACAAGTTAACGCAAGCAGGATTTCAAGTTTATTGTCATCAAAACATTCCACCCAATGATGGAGGGATTGCCGCAGGACAAATTATGGCAGCATTACGAGAAATATCCTATTGA
- a CDS encoding HypC/HybG/HupF family hydrogenase formation chaperone yields the protein MCLAIPGKILSIQGEDLMRVGKVSFSGVVKEVNLAYLPEAEIGDYAIIHAGVAISIVDPAEAEQTLLDLQQI from the coding sequence ATGTGTTTAGCTATTCCCGGAAAAATTCTCTCTATTCAAGGGGAAGACTTAATGAGAGTCGGCAAAGTGAGTTTTAGTGGTGTTGTGAAAGAAGTAAATCTTGCCTATTTACCAGAAGCAGAAATTGGTGACTATGCGATTATCCATGCAGGGGTGGCAATTTCCATCGTTGATCCCGCAGAAGCAGAACAAACATTACTCGATTTGCAACAAATTTAG
- the hypD gene encoding hydrogenase formation protein HypD: MKYIDEYRDRQLAHEYASAIASITTRPWTLMEICGGQTHSIVKHGIDRLIPSEITLIHGPGCPVCVTPIALIDQAIAIASQPNVTLCSFGDMLRVPGSSSDLLSAKASGADVRMVYSPLDAVKLAQQDSHRQVIFFAVGFETTAPITALAIAQAAQLGLDNFSILCAHVLVPPAMEAILSNPDHMMQGFLAAGHVCTVMGYGEYEAIAQRYQVPIVVTGFEPIDILQGIYLCIKQLEAGKAEVENQYARSVKKEGNQQAIAMMQEVFEATNRQWRGLAEIPESGLRLKDKYAAFDAQKRFNYEDNALEISESPLCISGLILQGTSKPHQCPSFGKACTPEHPLGAPMVSSEGACVAYYQHAVR, encoded by the coding sequence ATGAAATATATTGACGAATACCGCGATCGCCAACTTGCTCATGAATATGCCTCAGCGATCGCCTCCATAACTACTCGTCCTTGGACATTGATGGAAATCTGTGGCGGACAAACCCACTCCATTGTTAAACATGGCATCGATCGCCTGATTCCATCAGAAATTACCCTCATTCACGGGCCAGGTTGTCCCGTCTGTGTTACGCCTATTGCTCTGATCGATCAAGCGATCGCGATCGCCTCACAACCCAATGTCACTTTATGCTCCTTTGGCGATATGTTGCGCGTTCCCGGAAGTAGTAGTGATTTGTTAAGTGCAAAGGCTTCAGGGGCAGATGTACGGATGGTTTATTCCCCCCTTGATGCAGTTAAGCTCGCCCAACAAGACTCTCATCGCCAAGTCATATTTTTTGCGGTTGGCTTTGAGACTACTGCGCCGATTACGGCTCTTGCGATCGCCCAAGCTGCCCAATTAGGTTTGGATAATTTCTCGATTCTCTGCGCCCATGTGCTTGTCCCGCCAGCAATGGAGGCAATTCTGAGCAATCCCGATCACATGATGCAGGGATTTTTGGCAGCAGGGCATGTTTGCACGGTGATGGGCTATGGCGAATATGAAGCGATCGCCCAACGATATCAAGTCCCTATCGTTGTGACAGGCTTTGAACCGATTGATATTTTGCAAGGGATTTATCTATGTATCAAGCAGTTGGAAGCAGGCAAAGCGGAAGTTGAAAATCAATATGCGCGATCGGTCAAAAAGGAGGGTAATCAACAGGCGATCGCAATGATGCAAGAAGTTTTTGAAGCGACGAATCGGCAATGGCGGGGCTTAGCAGAGATTCCTGAAAGTGGACTTAGATTGAAGGATAAATATGCTGCTTTTGATGCCCAAAAACGCTTTAACTATGAGGATAATGCCCTAGAAATTTCTGAATCTCCGCTCTGTATTAGTGGTTTAATTTTGCAAGGTACAAGCAAGCCCCATCAATGTCCTAGTTTCGGCAAAGCTTGTACCCCTGAACATCCCCTCGGTGCACCAATGGTTTCTTCGGAAGGTGCTTGTGTTGCCTATTATCAACATGCAGTAAGATAA
- a CDS encoding alpha/beta fold hydrolase: MLTRHTLHLPNLDLSYLLGGNGSEALLLIHGMADSAMVWTNLAEHLGNVGGDRYRIIAPDLRGHGESSKDITDYSFASIIADLEALMEHLGITSAHVLAHSWSAKTVAIWATQKSDRFRSLILVDPFFIGRFPSWIRITFPLMYRVLPFLKVVGNFPNYETVEKIARSLKQYQGWSDFQKTVFQSSLKAKPDGTWQSKFPLQARDFIFEEIMDVEGLTQSIDIPTLFVQPKQGLNRQAWQLRPYQKYFPNLQICEVLGNHWAFLVEPEAFNQAIANFLQSITTTNYQA; encoded by the coding sequence ATGCTCACTAGACATACCCTCCATTTACCCAATCTTGACCTGTCCTACCTATTGGGCGGCAATGGCTCAGAAGCTTTATTGCTAATACATGGTATGGCAGATTCAGCGATGGTGTGGACAAATTTAGCAGAGCATCTAGGCAATGTGGGTGGCGATCGCTATCGGATTATTGCGCCTGATCTGCGTGGACATGGTGAGAGCAGCAAAGACATTACCGACTATTCCTTTGCGAGTATTATTGCGGATTTAGAGGCTCTCATGGAACATTTGGGAATCACTAGCGCCCATGTACTTGCCCATTCATGGAGTGCCAAAACCGTCGCAATTTGGGCTACCCAAAAAAGCGATCGCTTTCGCAGTTTGATTTTGGTCGATCCATTTTTTATTGGCAGATTTCCGAGTTGGATCAGGATTACCTTCCCACTGATGTACCGTGTCTTACCATTTCTAAAAGTAGTCGGAAACTTCCCAAATTACGAAACCGTAGAAAAGATTGCGCGGAGCCTCAAGCAATATCAAGGGTGGTCAGATTTCCAAAAAACGGTTTTTCAGTCTAGTCTCAAAGCTAAACCCGATGGTACATGGCAGAGCAAATTTCCACTTCAGGCTCGCGATTTCATCTTTGAAGAAATTATGGATGTTGAAGGTTTAACCCAGTCCATTGATATTCCCACTTTGTTTGTGCAACCCAAGCAGGGATTGAATCGGCAAGCATGGCAGTTACGCCCCTATCAGAAGTATTTCCCCAATTTACAAATTTGTGAAGTATTAGGTAATCATTGGGCTTTTTTAGTAGAACCTGAAGCTTTTAATCAGGCGATCGCTAATTTTTTACAAAGCATTACAACGACCAATTACCAAGCTTAA
- a CDS encoding nicotinate phosphoribosyltransferase produces the protein MSANTVNPVVNQVVSLKSDTLNIATDEYGLLTDLYQLTMGACYVQEGCDRKRASFELFVRRLPEGFGYLIAMGIAQAVEYLQNLHFTSEQIAALQSTGIFAKADRRFWELLANFRFEGDLWAVPEGTAMFANEPFLRIEAPLWQAQLVETYLLNTINYQTLIATKAARMRDAAGDRITLLEFGTRRAFSPQASLWAARAAIAAGMDATSNVLAALKLGRKPSGTMAHALVMALNATEGSEAQAFSAFHQVFPNSSLLIDTFDTIAAAKDLAEKVKSGEMQVKGVRIDSGDIATISKEVKALLPDAMIFASGDIDEAEILRLKALGAPIDGYGIGTKLVTGSPVNGVYKLVEIDNIPVSKKSSGKQSIASRKQVWRSFENGVIKGDRLTHISATPQPDEQPLLELIMHNGELLKPLDDLDAIAKRTRNSVQSLPQAVRNIANPATVLVKVDMV, from the coding sequence ATGAGCGCTAACACTGTTAATCCTGTTGTTAATCAAGTTGTCAGCCTGAAGTCCGACACATTAAACATCGCTACGGATGAATATGGACTACTCACCGATCTTTATCAACTGACGATGGGTGCTTGCTATGTGCAAGAGGGATGCGATCGCAAGCGGGCTAGTTTCGAGTTATTTGTGCGTCGTCTTCCTGAGGGATTTGGATACTTAATTGCAATGGGTATCGCCCAAGCGGTGGAATATTTGCAAAATCTTCATTTCACTTCCGAGCAAATCGCCGCTTTGCAATCTACAGGTATCTTTGCTAAGGCAGATCGCCGTTTTTGGGAATTGCTAGCGAACTTCCGCTTTGAAGGCGATCTTTGGGCAGTACCAGAGGGAACAGCGATGTTTGCCAATGAGCCTTTCTTGAGAATTGAAGCTCCCCTTTGGCAAGCACAACTAGTTGAGACTTATCTCTTAAACACGATCAACTATCAAACTTTGATTGCCACAAAAGCCGCCAGAATGCGTGATGCAGCAGGCGATCGCATTACCCTTTTAGAATTTGGCACAAGACGCGCCTTCAGTCCCCAAGCCTCACTCTGGGCAGCAAGGGCAGCGATCGCCGCAGGTATGGATGCTACTTCCAATGTTTTGGCGGCGCTTAAACTCGGCAGAAAACCCAGTGGCACGATGGCTCATGCATTAGTTATGGCGCTGAATGCGACAGAAGGAAGTGAAGCCCAAGCCTTTAGTGCTTTCCATCAAGTTTTCCCTAATAGTTCTCTTTTAATCGACACCTTCGACACGATCGCTGCCGCCAAAGATCTTGCTGAAAAAGTGAAATCGGGCGAGATGCAAGTAAAAGGAGTTCGCATTGATTCAGGTGATATTGCCACCATTTCTAAAGAAGTAAAAGCGCTACTTCCTGATGCTATGATCTTTGCCAGTGGCGATATTGACGAAGCCGAGATTCTGCGATTGAAAGCATTAGGTGCGCCTATTGATGGCTATGGCATTGGCACAAAACTAGTCACAGGTTCTCCTGTAAATGGAGTTTATAAATTAGTAGAAATTGATAATATTCCTGTTTCCAAAAAATCGAGCGGAAAGCAATCGATCGCCAGTCGTAAACAAGTCTGGCGCAGTTTCGAGAATGGTGTAATCAAAGGTGATCGCCTTACCCATATTTCCGCAACCCCTCAACCTGACGAGCAACCCCTCTTAGAACTGATCATGCACAATGGCGAATTATTGAAGCCTTTAGATGATTTGGATGCGATCGCAAAACGTACTCGTAATTCTGTCCAGTCTTTACCTCAAGCAGTCCGCAACATTGCCAACCCAGCGACAGTTCTGGTAAAAGTTGACATGGTTTAG
- a CDS encoding type II toxin-antitoxin system PemK/MazF family toxin, whose protein sequence is MGVVAKRFDVFLVNLDPTIGSEIQKTRPCVIVSPDEMNRYISTVIIAPMTTRGRIYPTRVICQFQGKDGQIVIDQIRTVDKSRLVKKIGQISQEEQREVLDILAEMFAE, encoded by the coding sequence ATGGGAGTGGTAGCTAAGCGGTTTGATGTTTTTCTGGTTAATCTCGATCCTACGATCGGTAGCGAAATTCAAAAGACTCGCCCCTGCGTGATTGTTTCACCAGATGAGATGAATCGCTATATTTCCACAGTGATTATTGCGCCAATGACAACTAGAGGCAGAATCTATCCCACTCGCGTTATTTGTCAGTTTCAGGGTAAAGATGGACAAATAGTCATCGATCAAATTCGCACCGTCGATAAATCTCGATTGGTGAAAAAGATTGGTCAAATTAGCCAAGAGGAGCAAAGGGAAGTTCTTGATATTTTGGCGGAAATGTTTGCGGAATAG
- a CDS encoding AbrB/MazE/SpoVT family DNA-binding domain-containing protein — protein sequence MSTAIRTRIIKIGNSQGIRIPKTLLEQSGIQTEVEISVDGDRLTIRPLQQLRTGWDQAFASMATQQDDVLLDEVNPTDWEQDEWEW from the coding sequence ATGAGTACAGCTATCAGAACTCGGATCATTAAAATTGGGAACTCTCAGGGCATCCGTATTCCCAAAACCTTGCTAGAACAAAGCGGAATTCAAACAGAAGTTGAAATTAGTGTTGATGGCGATCGCTTGACTATTCGACCTCTCCAACAATTGCGGACTGGTTGGGATCAAGCTTTCGCGTCAATGGCAACACAGCAAGATGATGTGCTTTTAGATGAAGTTAATCCAACAGATTGGGAGCAGGATGAATGGGAGTGGTAG
- a CDS encoding DUF1778 domain-containing protein, producing the protein MSTPSQKTTDLTKPISKTRDLSINLRISQNQRDLIDRAATLQGKSRSEFMLDSAYQKAQDVLLDRCLFDVDEQRFQQFLDRLDAPVMPNEHLRQLLTANAPWD; encoded by the coding sequence ATGTCTACGCCATCTCAAAAAACGACAGATCTGACTAAACCTATAAGTAAAACTCGTGACCTGTCGATTAATCTGCGGATTAGTCAAAACCAGCGAGACTTAATTGATCGCGCGGCAACATTACAAGGGAAAAGTCGCTCAGAGTTTATGCTAGATTCCGCCTACCAGAAAGCACAGGATGTTCTACTCGATCGCTGTTTATTTGATGTCGATGAGCAGAGATTTCAACAATTCCTAGACCGTCTAGATGCGCCTGTGATGCCCAATGAACATCTGCGGCAGTTGCTCACTGCTAATGCTCCTTGGGATTAA
- a CDS encoding GNAT family N-acetyltransferase, with the protein MSELEQVLNRPEKLNSSHQLDQFDCGNVQLNDWLKHRALKNELQGASRTYVVTVGKVVIAYYCLANGAIAQTISTGKVKRNMPDPIPVMIIGRLAVDLNWQGKRIGKALLRDAILRTLQASEIAGIRAILVEAISEEAKQFYEKCGFTVSPLAPMTLMITINDAISSLT; encoded by the coding sequence ATGTCCGAATTGGAACAGGTGCTGAATCGACCAGAAAAACTTAATTCATCTCATCAACTCGATCAATTTGATTGTGGAAATGTTCAACTCAATGACTGGCTGAAACATCGGGCGCTCAAAAACGAATTGCAAGGTGCTTCGCGAACCTATGTTGTTACAGTTGGGAAGGTAGTTATCGCCTATTATTGTCTAGCGAATGGTGCGATCGCGCAGACGATCTCCACAGGCAAAGTCAAGCGAAATATGCCTGATCCTATTCCTGTGATGATTATTGGACGTTTGGCAGTTGATCTTAATTGGCAGGGCAAAAGAATTGGCAAAGCGTTACTGAGAGATGCGATACTTCGCACTTTGCAGGCTTCTGAAATTGCGGGAATTAGAGCGATTTTAGTGGAAGCAATTTCTGAGGAGGCAAAGCAATTTTATGAGAAGTGTGGCTTTACGGTTTCGCCACTTGCGCCGATGACTTTGATGATTACCATCAACGATGCAATTTCATCTTTAACGTAA
- a CDS encoding DUF433 domain-containing protein, whose amino-acid sequence MNYRNIITIEADKRGGKPCIRRMRITVYDVLGWLAAGMSHAEILDDFPELTEQDIRACLEFAADREHRLMAVVGAA is encoded by the coding sequence ATGAACTACCGAAATATCATTACAATTGAAGCGGATAAACGAGGTGGTAAGCCTTGCATTCGCCGAATGCGTATTACTGTATATGATGTTTTGGGTTGGTTGGCGGCTGGAATGTCTCATGCTGAAATCTTAGATGATTTTCCAGAATTAACTGAGCAAGATATCAGGGCTTGTTTGGAGTTTGCTGCTGATCGGGAACATAGATTGATGGCTGTTGTGGGTGCTGCGTGA
- a CDS encoding DUF5615 family PIN-like protein, whose amino-acid sequence MRLLFDQNLSRKLVGRLIDLFPNCSHVQFHDLADKTDTEIWEFAKNNGFCIVTQDADFAERSRLYGSPPKVIWLRCGNVPTSQIEKILRSGVEVIQELGNSSNIDCLELY is encoded by the coding sequence GTGAGATTACTATTCGATCAAAACTTGAGCCGTAAGCTCGTCGGGAGATTGATTGACCTTTTCCCAAACTGTAGCCATGTTCAATTTCATGATTTGGCAGATAAAACTGATACGGAGATATGGGAGTTTGCAAAGAATAACGGTTTCTGCATTGTGACTCAAGATGCAGATTTTGCCGAGAGAAGTCGTTTGTATGGTTCTCCTCCTAAGGTGATTTGGTTGCGCTGTGGAAATGTTCCTACAAGCCAGATTGAGAAAATACTACGTTCTGGAGTAGAAGTAATTCAGGAATTGGGAAATAGTTCAAATATAGATTGCCTTGAACTTTATTAG
- a CDS encoding P-loop NTPase fold protein, whose translation MQIRHTKLEIPQDDPFKNDALGRKDIEPPLTQFVSQATGSFVLALDASWGSGKTTFLEMWQVKLKQAGHICIHLNAWQNDFVPDPLIAIVGELKKAIEDYASQSGEASIIISEQMKKNRRIVDSLLKRLLPLGVKIATHGLIDIEPAIEKGFADAASSAAEDLIENYEKGKAEIKEFRKSLADLASQVASLNPSAKVVIIIDELDRCRPTYAIELLERVKHLFDASGVVFILGIDRSQLNHSIRSLYGSEFDATGYLRRFIDLDYRLPEPQVGNYCNYLFKSFGIEDLISKRKFSNSIQKDTEDLKVYLGGLMSASKMSLREQEQTVSRLRVILQTIPVNERIYPIMLSILVFLRECNSSLGIDVTGGEIDSDKVEKLISMICEMPNIKQVKESSENFDADEIEAHLLAVLDELNLNPDRLKDYKRLSGYNLPSLDDESMRTPEVRKARKIRTSVENLRNQGDHCTGFQITVDRLKLTNHFVLYDN comes from the coding sequence ATGCAGATTCGCCATACTAAGCTAGAGATACCTCAAGATGATCCATTCAAAAATGATGCATTGGGACGTAAAGATATAGAACCACCACTCACGCAGTTTGTCTCGCAAGCTACAGGTTCATTTGTTCTTGCTTTAGATGCATCTTGGGGTTCGGGTAAAACTACGTTTCTCGAAATGTGGCAAGTAAAACTCAAACAAGCAGGTCATATTTGTATACATCTTAATGCTTGGCAAAATGATTTTGTTCCAGATCCTTTAATTGCAATTGTTGGAGAGTTAAAAAAGGCTATTGAAGATTATGCTAGCCAATCTGGAGAGGCAAGCATAATTATTAGTGAGCAGATGAAGAAGAATAGGAGAATTGTTGACTCACTACTCAAACGTCTACTGCCTTTAGGTGTAAAGATTGCAACACATGGATTAATTGATATTGAACCTGCTATAGAAAAAGGATTTGCAGATGCTGCATCATCTGCCGCAGAAGATCTTATAGAAAACTATGAAAAAGGCAAAGCTGAAATTAAGGAGTTTAGAAAATCTCTTGCGGATCTTGCTAGTCAAGTGGCATCTCTAAACCCATCAGCCAAAGTAGTAATCATAATTGATGAATTAGATCGCTGTCGTCCTACATATGCGATCGAACTCTTAGAACGAGTAAAACATCTATTTGATGCGTCTGGTGTAGTTTTCATTCTTGGTATTGATCGCAGCCAGCTAAATCACTCAATACGTTCGCTTTATGGCTCAGAGTTTGATGCAACTGGATACCTCAGACGCTTTATTGATTTAGACTATCGACTACCAGAACCCCAAGTGGGAAATTACTGTAATTATCTATTCAAGAGTTTTGGTATTGAAGATTTAATATCAAAAAGGAAGTTTTCAAATTCTATTCAAAAGGACACTGAGGATTTAAAAGTTTATTTGGGTGGACTTATGTCAGCTTCAAAAATGAGTTTGAGAGAACAAGAGCAAACAGTATCAAGATTGAGAGTGATTCTTCAAACAATTCCAGTAAATGAGCGTATTTATCCTATAATGCTCAGTATTCTCGTATTCTTGAGGGAATGTAATAGTTCCCTTGGGATAGATGTTACAGGAGGAGAAATCGATTCTGATAAAGTTGAAAAACTTATTTCTATGATTTGTGAAATGCCTAATATTAAGCAAGTTAAGGAATCTTCTGAAAATTTTGATGCAGATGAAATTGAAGCACATCTTCTTGCTGTATTAGACGAGTTAAACCTAAATCCTGATCGACTCAAAGATTACAAAAGACTCTCTGGATATAACTTACCATCTTTAGATGACGAATCGATGAGAACGCCTGAAGTGAGAAAAGCTAGAAAAATCCGTACTAGCGTTGAGAATCTACGAAATCAAGGAGATCATTGTACTGGATTTCAAATCACAGTAGACAGGCTAAAACTCACCAATCATTTTGTATTGTACGATAACTAG